In Candidatus Neomarinimicrobiota bacterium, one DNA window encodes the following:
- a CDS encoding DUF4236 domain-containing protein, whose translation MSFRFWRRIKIAPEVTLNLSKSGGSLSFGPRGAKFTVGSRGKRTTVGIPGTGLFYTTTLSGGSSGGKRNASSVAPEVPSVRTKDRLTLGFFKRLVTPDDEEALVDGCRELVLGNENKALHHLEQAAHLADGAYLAGFLALKMGRLKEAASYLVTATEKHSCLGRYFSRYGISATMSLPITDEVSAHVGPDLRDVLLGLVEVYQHQERWQDAIACLEKLRRLEPDDVVVKLSLAELLMDAHPGDKKVFRKVVRLVEGIGNDTSIHATLLLYKARALHELGLPDAAREVLTVALRRKKGRSDDLLRALRYERALIYEDLGQKSRARAEFEKIYAEAPDFEDVAKRLGL comes from the coding sequence ATGAGCTTTCGTTTCTGGAGACGAATCAAGATCGCACCAGAAGTGACCCTGAACCTGAGTAAGTCGGGAGGATCGCTCTCGTTCGGGCCACGCGGTGCAAAGTTCACTGTCGGCTCCCGCGGGAAACGGACGACAGTGGGAATTCCGGGAACGGGACTCTTTTACACCACAACTCTTTCAGGCGGGAGCTCAGGTGGTAAAAGAAATGCGTCTTCAGTTGCGCCGGAGGTCCCTTCAGTCCGCACGAAAGATCGCCTGACCCTGGGCTTCTTCAAGCGGCTCGTCACACCGGACGACGAGGAGGCCCTGGTGGACGGTTGCCGGGAACTGGTACTGGGGAATGAGAACAAAGCGCTTCACCACCTTGAGCAAGCGGCTCATCTCGCAGACGGAGCGTACCTCGCCGGCTTTCTGGCCCTCAAGATGGGGCGACTGAAAGAAGCTGCGAGTTACCTGGTTACGGCTACCGAAAAACACAGCTGTCTGGGCCGTTACTTCTCCAGGTACGGTATCTCCGCCACAATGAGCCTCCCCATCACGGACGAGGTGTCCGCGCATGTGGGTCCGGATCTTCGGGATGTGCTGCTGGGCCTGGTAGAAGTCTATCAACATCAGGAGCGCTGGCAGGACGCGATTGCCTGCCTGGAAAAGCTGCGCCGGCTTGAACCCGACGACGTGGTGGTGAAGTTGTCTCTTGCGGAACTGTTGATGGACGCTCATCCGGGCGATAAGAAGGTTTTCCGGAAGGTTGTGCGGTTGGTTGAGGGCATCGGGAACGACACGTCAATCCATGCTACGTTGCTGCTATACAAGGCAAGGGCTTTGCATGAGCTCGGCCTGCCGGATGCAGCTCGCGAGGTTTTAACAGTCGCCCTGCGCCGTAAGAAAGGCCGGTCCGATGATCTCCTCCGTGCTCTGCGTTACGAGCGCGCTCTGATCTACGAGGATTTGGGGCAAAAGTCTCGTGCCCGCGCCGAATTCGAAAAGATCTATGCAGAGGCTCCGGACTTTGAAGATGTAGCAAAACGATTAGGTCTGTAG